In a single window of the Flavivirga spongiicola genome:
- a CDS encoding T9SS type A sorting domain-containing protein, whose protein sequence is MKLVLLICFICIFQQQVLSQSDYLVRSTIGRSGTSGVSENGGETFVIQESVGQSSVIGTYINNNYILRQGFIQPNVLAKITDKNIPLGLQLTVFPNPFDKQLSIAFKEKVSGKVDITVFDVSGRFITSKSYQENQLVDVKLNALPSGSYILKVIANTKQFVTKIIKK, encoded by the coding sequence ATGAAACTAGTTCTATTAATATGTTTTATCTGTATTTTTCAACAACAGGTTTTATCACAATCAGATTATTTAGTAAGGTCCACTATAGGTAGATCTGGAACGTCAGGTGTTTCAGAGAATGGCGGTGAAACATTCGTGATTCAGGAAAGTGTTGGACAGTCTAGTGTTATTGGAACATACATTAATAATAATTATATACTTCGTCAAGGCTTTATCCAACCAAACGTATTGGCTAAAATAACAGATAAGAATATTCCATTAGGACTTCAGTTAACTGTCTTCCCCAATCCCTTTGACAAACAACTTTCTATAGCCTTTAAAGAAAAGGTTAGTGGTAAGGTCGACATAACTGTATTTGATGTTTCTGGACGTTTTATTACCTCAAAGAGTTATCAAGAAAATCAACTTGTAGATGTAAAATTAAACGCTTTGCCTTCTGGAAGTTACATTTTAAAAGTTATCGCCAATACTAAGCAGTTCGTAACAAAAATTATTAAAAAATAG
- a CDS encoding helix-turn-helix domain-containing protein encodes MIEAFLFLFTGIIGVVTLILMISSYRTNPFYNAFLFIIIVIISIRFLIHGSYELQIQNTFKPDKGAISLLYLVIVPCFYLYHKNLAFESRTYNLKDLKHLIFIGFLYFINTNATIQGSFLFHYGMITNLVLICLFVAYYVISIFKILSKKIWFKKDLPINSKHFNLVKNWTIYLFTINILGAIAVLSSIYTEINSEQSPSGKSMAAVLLLFWLFIYFKILTSPEILYGLPILNKKLIKFNTVKIENSKIEAPTKDNWILETNSQMSTQDLKLHNKIQSNINNYITEIDALSSKSYIFRDPKVSISDISNKLNVPASHIVYLFKYHSNSSFSEYRMYSRIQDCLTLIENDYLKTNTLESLAYKVGFSSYNPFFIAFKKITSLSPLDYISTIKKQPTS; translated from the coding sequence GTGATAGAAGCATTTTTATTTTTGTTTACTGGCATTATTGGTGTAGTTACCCTTATATTAATGATAAGCTCCTATCGTACTAATCCTTTTTACAATGCGTTTCTATTCATTATTATTGTAATAATTTCTATTCGCTTTCTAATACATGGTAGTTATGAACTCCAAATACAAAATACTTTTAAACCAGACAAAGGAGCCATTTCTTTGTTGTATTTAGTTATCGTTCCCTGCTTTTATTTGTATCACAAAAATCTCGCCTTTGAAAGTAGAACTTATAACCTTAAAGATTTAAAACATCTTATATTTATTGGGTTTCTTTATTTCATAAATACTAATGCAACCATTCAAGGTAGTTTTTTATTCCATTATGGGATGATCACTAATCTTGTACTTATATGTCTATTTGTTGCTTATTATGTCATATCCATATTCAAAATATTAAGCAAGAAAATATGGTTTAAAAAAGACCTTCCTATTAATAGTAAGCACTTTAATTTAGTTAAAAACTGGACTATTTATTTGTTTACCATTAATATATTGGGAGCCATCGCTGTATTAAGTTCCATTTATACTGAAATTAATTCTGAACAAAGCCCATCCGGGAAGTCTATGGCTGCTGTTTTATTACTTTTTTGGTTATTTATCTATTTTAAAATTTTAACTTCTCCGGAAATATTATATGGTTTACCTATACTTAATAAAAAGCTTATTAAATTCAATACAGTAAAAATTGAGAATAGTAAAATAGAAGCACCAACAAAAGATAATTGGATATTAGAAACTAATTCACAAATGAGTACTCAAGATTTAAAGCTACATAATAAAATTCAATCGAACATTAACAACTATATTACTGAAATAGATGCACTAAGTTCTAAATCATATATCTTCAGAGATCCTAAAGTTTCTATCTCTGATATATCAAATAAACTTAATGTTCCTGCTAGCCATATTGTTTATTTATTTAAATATCATTCTAACAGCTCTTTTTCAGAATATAGAATGTATAGTAGAATTCAAGATTGCCTTACTTTAATAGAGAATGATTATTTAAAAACCAATACCTTAGAATCTTTAGCATACAAAGTAGGGTTCTCTTCTTATAATCCTTTCTTTATAGCTTTTAAAAAAATAACATCTTTATCTCCCCTAGATTATATAAGCACAATAAAGAAGCAACCAACTTCTTAG